Proteins from a single region of Esox lucius isolate fEsoLuc1 chromosome 13, fEsoLuc1.pri, whole genome shotgun sequence:
- the LOC105014195 gene encoding citron Rho-interacting kinase isoform X3 has product MEQEISLVQSKMSDLESVLQQKDVELKASETQRTILEQDLATYITECTSLKLSLEQARMEVSQEDDKALQLLHGIREQSNKLQEIKEQEYHAQLEEMRVAIRQLEEDLSAARRRSDLYESELKESRQTTEDLKRKAADYQQKMQRAKEQGKTDTEELLSKLEKTNTEQQAKIQDLQDKLAKAVKASSEATDLLHSIRVAKERMERELERLQTKEESSDSLRRRLRETEDGRKTLENQVKRLEIVERREIKLKEDIQAKAQHIQQMGDKIMELEESLRESQSTAQRVETHLEQKEKLYEEKIKVLENQMKADMADKEMLESSQSKYEEEVQEKCSIISDQKATINAMDSKMASLEQRIAELSEANKLAANSSIYTQKNMKAQEEMISELRQQKFYLESQAGKLEAQNAKLEEHLEKMSQQEQSHKSRVVELETRLRETGLEQEEQKLELKRQVTELTLSLQERASQISGLQAARHSLESQLQQAKSELEDTTAEAEEEICVLRAHRDEIQRKYDALRDSCAVITDLEEQLTQLTQENAELNRQNFYLSKQLDEATDETEDRLQLGQDVDRLRREVADREMHLNNQKQNIETLKTTCTMLEEQVVELETLNDELLEKERQWEAWRGALEDEKNQAERRTREIQRLLDNEKQNRVRADQRNSEARQSIEQAVKEHKAEIQALQQALKDQKLKAESLSDTLNDLEKKHAMLEMNARSLQQKLESERELKQRLLDDQANLQQQMDVQKSHIFRLTQGLQDALDQTDLLKTERTDLEYQLENLQLHLQAVYSHEKVKLEGTITQQSKLIDFLQARVDQGGSKKKKGLFGRRREDLLAAMAAQGQTQVPQQVSPVSVQPVPLQYSDMKVALDKERSRCSELEEALQKMRQELRSLRDEAAKYKPLEHSSTPATSGSARQQMMISAMVKSPEHQQGPSSLLATSNSGRRKEAATPEERRRVTFEKYSHRMKDSQRDRDRERGRQRETLHHNTPHRFTVGLNMRAAKCTVCLDTVHFGRQAATCIECHALCHPKCSPCLPAPCGLPGDCALHMAEGLCRDKGSSTGLQLKEASGHVRLEGWMKQPRNGKRGQGWDRKYVVLDGTKVTIYETEPREDSVKPLEEFELCLSDGEVMVHGAVGASELPNTAKSDVPYVLKLESHPHTSCWPGQTQYFMAPSFPDKQRWVAVLESVVAGTRASREKAEADAAAVSKRQMALSPLVQKLLGNSLLKLEGDDRLDINCTLPLTDQIVLVGSEEGLYALNVIKNSLTHIPGLGSVFQIHIMKEHEKLLMIVGDERALCLVEIKKVKQSLAQSHLPAQSELAPFIFETVKGCHLFSAGRIDNGPCICAAMPNKITILRYNDNLNKFCIRKEIETLEPCSCIHMTSYSIIIGTNKFYEIEMKQYVLEEFLDKNDVSLASAVFAASSHSFPISIMQVTCTLQKEEYLLCFHEFGVFVDAYGRRSRTEEMKWSRLPLAFAYREPYLFVTYFNSLDVIEVQGHASLGPPVLVHLDIPNPRYLGPAISSGAIYLASTYQNKLRVICCKGNLVRESGELQRTGSSRGSPSKRGPPTYTEHISKRLASGPGSHDGLHREPSTPHRYREGRTEFRRDKSPARPLDREKSPGPRLDSRRERSPGRFDDRQRLHTGSERRTQLTPVNKVWDQSSV; this is encoded by the exons GAGTACCACGCTCAGCTGGAGGAGATGCGTGTGGCCATCAGGCAGCTGGAGGAGGATCTGTCGGCTGCCCGTCGCCGTAGCGACCTTTACGAGTCGGAACTGAAGGAGTCCCGTCAGACCACCGAGGATCTGAAGAGGAAGGCTGCCGACTATCAGCAGAAGATGCAGAGG GCAAAGGAACAAGGGAAGACTGATACGGAGGAGCTGCTGTCCAAGCTGGAGAAG ACCAATACTGAACAGCAAGCAAAAATTCAGGATCTCCAAGATAAGCTTGCCAAG GCCGTTAAGGCTAGCAGCGAGGCCACAGATCTCCTCCATAGTATCCGGGTGGCTAAGGAGCGGATGGAGCGTGAGCTGGAGAGGCTGCAGACCAAGGAGGAGTCCAGCGACAGTCTCCGCAGACgcctgagagagacagag gatgGCAGGAAGACCCTGGAGAACCAGGTGAAGAGGCTGGAGATAGTGGAGCGCAGGGAGATTAAGTTGAAGGAGGACATCCAGGCCAAGGCCCAGCACATCCAACAGATGGGGGATAAAATCATG GAACTGGAGGAGAGTCTGCGCGAGAGCCAATCCACAGCCCAACGAGTGGAAACACACCTGGAGCAGAAGGAGAAACTCTATGAAGAGAAAATCAAG GTTCTGGAGAACCAGATGAAGGCAGACATGGCAGATAAGGAGATGCTGGAATCTAGTCAGAGCAAATATGAAGAAGAGGTCCAGGAAAAATGCAGCATCATCAGTGATCAGAAGGCG ACCATCAATGCCATGGACTCTAAGATGGCCAGTCTGGAGCAAAGAATAGCTGAGCTGTCTGAGGCCAACAAACTGGCAGCCAACAGCAGCATCTACACCCAGAAGAACAT GAAAGCTCAGGAGGAGATGATCTCAGAGCTGAGGCAGCAGAAGTTCTACCTGGAGTCCCAGGCAGGGAAACTGGAGGCCCAGAATGCTAAGCTGGAGGAACATCTGGAGAAGATGAGCCAGCAGGAGCAGAGCCACAAGAGCCGAGTGGTGGAGCTGGAGACCAGGCTGAGAGAG ACGGGCCTGGAGCAGGAGGAGCAGAAGCTGGAGCTCAAGCGCCAGGTGACGGAGCTGACTCTGTCGCTGCAGGAGAGGGCGTCTCAGATCAGCGGGCTCCAGGCGGCGCGCCACTCCCTGGAGAGTCAGCTTCAGCAGGCCAAGTCGGAGCTGGAGGACACCACGGCGGAGGCTGAGGAGGAGATCTGTGTGCTCAGG GCCCATCGAGACGAGATCCAGCGCAAGTATGACGCCCTCAGAGACAGCTGTGCG GTGATCACAGACCTGGAGGAGCAGCTGACCCAGCTAACTCAGGAGAACGCCGAGCTGAACCGTCAGAACTTCTACCTGTCCAAACAGCTTGACGAAGCCACGGACGAAACGGAGGACCGTCTGCAGCTGGGCCAGGATGTGGACCGGCTGCGCCGCGAAGTGGCAGACCGTGAGATGCACCTTAACAACCAGAAGCAG AACATCGAGACGCTGAAGACCACATGCACCATGCTGGAGGAGCAGGTTGTGGAGCTGGAGACCCTGAACGATGAGCTgctggagaaggagaggcagTGGGAGGCCTGGAGGGGAGCTCTGGAGGACGAGAAGAACCAGGCAGAGAGGAGGACCAGAGAGATCCAGAGACTACTGGACAATGAGAAGCAGAACAG GGTACGTGCAGACCAACGCAATTCAGAGGCCCGCCAGTCCATTGAACAGGCGGTCAAGGAGCACAAGGCTGAGATCCAGGCTCTGCAACAGGCCCTCAAGGACCAGAAACTCAAAGCAGAAAGCCTGTCAGACACG CTGAATGACCTGGAAAAGAAGCACGCCATGCTGGAGATGAATGCCAGGAGCCTGCAGCAGAAGCTGGAGAGCGAGAGGGAGCTGAAGCAGAGGCTGCTGGATGAT CAAGCGAACCTGCAGCAGCAGATGGACGTTCAGAAGAGCCACATCTTCCGTCTGACCCAGGGGCTGCAGGACGCTCTAGACCAGACGGACCTGCTGAAGACCGAGAGGACCGACCTGGAGTACCAGCTGGAGAACCTCCAG CTCCACCTGCAGGCTGTGTACTCCCATGAGAAAGTGAAGTTGGAGGGGACCATCACCCAGCAGTCCAAACTCATAGACTTCCTCCAGGCCAGGGTGGATCAGGGAGGCTCCAAGAAGAAAAAG ggTCTGTTTGGGCGGCGTAGGGAGGACCTCCTGGCAGCCATGGCGGCTCAGGGCCAAACCCAGGTACCCCAGCAGGTGTCCCCGGTTTCCGTTCAGCCGGTGCCTCTGCAGTACAGCGACATGAAGGTGGCCCTGGACAAGGAGCGCTCGCGCTGCTCTGAGCTGGAGGAGGCGCTGCAGAAGATGAGACAGGAACTACGCTCCCTACGGGACGAGG CGGCCAAGTACAAGCCTCTGGAGCACAGCAGTACCCCTGCCACCTCGGGCTCAGCGCGCCAGCAGATGATGATCTCTGCCATGGTGAAGTCTCCGGAGCACCAGCAGGGCCCGAGCAGCCTGCTGGCCACCTCCAACTCCGGCCGCAGGAAAGAGGCTGCCACCCCAGAGG agagaaggagggtcACTTTTGAAA AATACAGCCATCGTATGAAGGAcagccagagagacagggaccgggagagggggaggcagagggagaccCTCCACCACAACACCCCTCATCGCTTCACCGTGGGGCTCAACATGAGGGCTGCCAAGTGTACTGTGTGCCTGGACACGGTGCACTTCGGTCGCCAGGCGGCCACATGTATCG AATGTCATGCTTTGTGCCACCCAAAGTGTTCCCCCTGCCTCCCCGCTCCATGCGGTCTGCCCGGGGACTGTGCTCTGCACATGGCTGAGGGGCTGTGCCGGGACAAAGGCAGTTCCACTGGCCTGCAGCTCAAAGAGGCCAGCGGACACGTGCGACTGGAGGGCTGGATGAAGCAGCCCAG GAATGGGAAGCGTGGCCAGGGCTGGGACAGGAAGTATGTGGTGCTGGATGGAACCAAGGTGACCATCTACGAGACAGAACCCAGAGAAG aTTCGGTGAAGCCACTGGAGGAGTTtgaactgtgtctgtctgatggaGAGGTGATGGTACATGGGGCCGTCGGAGCGTCTGAGCTGCCCAATACTGCcaagtcag ATGTGCCATATGTGCTGAAGCTGGAGTCCCACCCCCACACATCGTGCTGGCCTGGACAGACTCAGTACTTCATGGCTCCCAGTTTCCCAGACAAGCAGCGCTGGGTGGCTGTGCTGGAGTCTGTGGTGGCAGGAACTAGAGCATCCCGAGAGAAGGCAGAGGCAGACGCA GCTGCTGTGTCCAAAAGACAGATGGCTCTGTCTCCTCTGGTCCAG AAACTGCTTGGGAACTCTCTGCTGAAGCTGGAGGGGGATGACCGGCTTGACATCAACTGTACACTCCCCCTCACGGACCAG ATAGTGTTGGTGGGCTCTGAGGAGGGCCTGTACGCCCTCAACGTCATCAAGAACTCCCTGACCCACATCCCTGGCCTGGGCTCCGTCTTTCAGATCCACATCATGAAGGAGCACGAGAAGCTGCTGATGATCGTTG gggatgAGAGGGCGTTGTGTCTGGTGGAGATTAAAAAGGTGAAGCAGTCTTTGGCCCAGTCCCACCTGCCCGCCCAGTCTGAACTGGCACCTTTTATCTTTGAGACAGTCAAGGGCTGCCACCTGTTCTCTGCAGGCAGG ATAGATAATGGACCTTGTATCTGCGCTGCAATGCCTAACAAGATAACAATTCTCCGTTACAACGACAATCTCAACAAGTTCTGCATTCGCAAG GAGATAGAAACCCTGGAGCCCTGCAGCTGCATCCACATGACCAGCTACAGCATCATCATCGGCACCAACAAGTTCTATGAGATCGAGATGAAGCAGTACGTGCTGGAGG AGTTCCTGGATAAGAACGACGTGTCACTGGCCTCGGCGGTGTTCGCCGCCTCCTCCCACAGCTTCCCCATCTCCATCATGCAGGTCACCTGCACACTGCAGAAGGAGGAGTACCTGCTCTGCTTCCACG AGTTTGGAGTGTTTGTGGACGCATACGGGCGAAGGAGCCGGACTGAGGAAATGAAGTGGAGCCGTCTACCTCTGGCCTTCG CTTACAGAGAGCCCTACCTGTTTGTGACCTACTTCAACTCCTTAGACGTGATCGAAGTTCAAGGACATGCTTCACTGGG CCCTCCAGTGTTAGTCCACTTGGACATACCGAACCCCCGTTACCTGGGTCCAGCCATCTCTTCCGGGGCTATCTACCTGGCCTCAACCTACCAGAACAAGCTTCGGGTCATCTGTTGTAAGGGCAACCTGGTCCGGGAGTCTGGGGAGCTGCAGAGGACTGGCTCCAGCCGCGG CAGCCCGAGTAAGAGAGGTCCACCCACATACACAGAGCACATCTCCAAGCGCCTGGCCTCGGGCCCTGGCAGCCATGACGGGCTTCACCGTGAGCCCAGCACGCCGCACCGCTACCGCGAGGGCCGCACCGAGTTCCGGCGGGACAAGTCGCCAGCGCGTCCCCTGGACAGAGAGAAGTCCCCGGGGCCCAGACTGGACAGCCGCAGGGAGAGGTCCCCTGGGAGGTTTGACGACCGCCAACGCCTCCACACCGGGTCAGAACGTCGCACGCAACTCACCCCCGTCAACAAG GTGTGGGATCAGTCATCTGTGTGA
- the LOC105014195 gene encoding citron Rho-interacting kinase isoform X2: MEQEISLVQSKMSDLESVLQQKDVELKASETQRTILEQDLATYITECTVSGPTSSSLKLSLEQARMEVSQEDDKALQLLHGIREQSNKLQEIKEQEYHAQLEEMRVAIRQLEEDLSAARRRSDLYESELKESRQTTEDLKRKAADYQQKMQRAKEQGKTDTEELLSKLEKTNTEQQAKIQDLQDKLAKAVKASSEATDLLHSIRVAKERMERELERLQTKEESSDSLRRRLRETEDGRKTLENQVKRLEIVERREIKLKEDIQAKAQHIQQMGDKIMELEESLRESQSTAQRVETHLEQKEKLYEEKIKVLENQMKADMADKEMLESSQSKYEEEVQEKCSIISDQKATINAMDSKMASLEQRIAELSEANKLAANSSIYTQKNMKAQEEMISELRQQKFYLESQAGKLEAQNAKLEEHLEKMSQQEQSHKSRVVELETRLRETGLEQEEQKLELKRQVTELTLSLQERASQISGLQAARHSLESQLQQAKSELEDTTAEAEEEICVLRAHRDEIQRKYDALRDSCAVITDLEEQLTQLTQENAELNRQNFYLSKQLDEATDETEDRLQLGQDVDRLRREVADREMHLNNQKQNIETLKTTCTMLEEQVVELETLNDELLEKERQWEAWRGALEDEKNQAERRTREIQRLLDNEKQNRVRADQRNSEARQSIEQAVKEHKAEIQALQQALKDQKLKAESLSDTLNDLEKKHAMLEMNARSLQQKLESERELKQRLLDDQANLQQQMDVQKSHIFRLTQGLQDALDQTDLLKTERTDLEYQLENLQAVYSHEKVKLEGTITQQSKLIDFLQARVDQGGSKKKKGLFGRRREDLLAAMAAQGQTQVPQQVSPVSVQPVPLQYSDMKVALDKERSRCSELEEALQKMRQELRSLRDEAAKYKPLEHSSTPATSGSARQQMMISAMVKSPEHQQGPSSLLATSNSGRRKEAATPEERRRVTFEKYSHRMKDSQRDRDRERGRQRETLHHNTPHRFTVGLNMRAAKCTVCLDTVHFGRQAATCIECHALCHPKCSPCLPAPCGLPGDCALHMAEGLCRDKGSSTGLQLKEASGHVRLEGWMKQPRNGKRGQGWDRKYVVLDGTKVTIYETEPREDSVKPLEEFELCLSDGEVMVHGAVGASELPNTAKSDVPYVLKLESHPHTSCWPGQTQYFMAPSFPDKQRWVAVLESVVAGTRASREKAEADAAAVSKRQMALSPLVQKLLGNSLLKLEGDDRLDINCTLPLTDQIVLVGSEEGLYALNVIKNSLTHIPGLGSVFQIHIMKEHEKLLMIVGDERALCLVEIKKVKQSLAQSHLPAQSELAPFIFETVKGCHLFSAGRIDNGPCICAAMPNKITILRYNDNLNKFCIRKEIETLEPCSCIHMTSYSIIIGTNKFYEIEMKQYVLEEFLDKNDVSLASAVFAASSHSFPISIMQVTCTLQKEEYLLCFHEFGVFVDAYGRRSRTEEMKWSRLPLAFAYREPYLFVTYFNSLDVIEVQGHASLGPPVLVHLDIPNPRYLGPAISSGAIYLASTYQNKLRVICCKGNLVRESGELQRTGSSRGSPSKRGPPTYTEHISKRLASGPGSHDGLHREPSTPHRYREGRTEFRRDKSPARPLDREKSPGPRLDSRRERSPGRFDDRQRLHTGSERRTQLTPVNKVWDQSSV; the protein is encoded by the exons GAGTACCACGCTCAGCTGGAGGAGATGCGTGTGGCCATCAGGCAGCTGGAGGAGGATCTGTCGGCTGCCCGTCGCCGTAGCGACCTTTACGAGTCGGAACTGAAGGAGTCCCGTCAGACCACCGAGGATCTGAAGAGGAAGGCTGCCGACTATCAGCAGAAGATGCAGAGG GCAAAGGAACAAGGGAAGACTGATACGGAGGAGCTGCTGTCCAAGCTGGAGAAG ACCAATACTGAACAGCAAGCAAAAATTCAGGATCTCCAAGATAAGCTTGCCAAG GCCGTTAAGGCTAGCAGCGAGGCCACAGATCTCCTCCATAGTATCCGGGTGGCTAAGGAGCGGATGGAGCGTGAGCTGGAGAGGCTGCAGACCAAGGAGGAGTCCAGCGACAGTCTCCGCAGACgcctgagagagacagag gatgGCAGGAAGACCCTGGAGAACCAGGTGAAGAGGCTGGAGATAGTGGAGCGCAGGGAGATTAAGTTGAAGGAGGACATCCAGGCCAAGGCCCAGCACATCCAACAGATGGGGGATAAAATCATG GAACTGGAGGAGAGTCTGCGCGAGAGCCAATCCACAGCCCAACGAGTGGAAACACACCTGGAGCAGAAGGAGAAACTCTATGAAGAGAAAATCAAG GTTCTGGAGAACCAGATGAAGGCAGACATGGCAGATAAGGAGATGCTGGAATCTAGTCAGAGCAAATATGAAGAAGAGGTCCAGGAAAAATGCAGCATCATCAGTGATCAGAAGGCG ACCATCAATGCCATGGACTCTAAGATGGCCAGTCTGGAGCAAAGAATAGCTGAGCTGTCTGAGGCCAACAAACTGGCAGCCAACAGCAGCATCTACACCCAGAAGAACAT GAAAGCTCAGGAGGAGATGATCTCAGAGCTGAGGCAGCAGAAGTTCTACCTGGAGTCCCAGGCAGGGAAACTGGAGGCCCAGAATGCTAAGCTGGAGGAACATCTGGAGAAGATGAGCCAGCAGGAGCAGAGCCACAAGAGCCGAGTGGTGGAGCTGGAGACCAGGCTGAGAGAG ACGGGCCTGGAGCAGGAGGAGCAGAAGCTGGAGCTCAAGCGCCAGGTGACGGAGCTGACTCTGTCGCTGCAGGAGAGGGCGTCTCAGATCAGCGGGCTCCAGGCGGCGCGCCACTCCCTGGAGAGTCAGCTTCAGCAGGCCAAGTCGGAGCTGGAGGACACCACGGCGGAGGCTGAGGAGGAGATCTGTGTGCTCAGG GCCCATCGAGACGAGATCCAGCGCAAGTATGACGCCCTCAGAGACAGCTGTGCG GTGATCACAGACCTGGAGGAGCAGCTGACCCAGCTAACTCAGGAGAACGCCGAGCTGAACCGTCAGAACTTCTACCTGTCCAAACAGCTTGACGAAGCCACGGACGAAACGGAGGACCGTCTGCAGCTGGGCCAGGATGTGGACCGGCTGCGCCGCGAAGTGGCAGACCGTGAGATGCACCTTAACAACCAGAAGCAG AACATCGAGACGCTGAAGACCACATGCACCATGCTGGAGGAGCAGGTTGTGGAGCTGGAGACCCTGAACGATGAGCTgctggagaaggagaggcagTGGGAGGCCTGGAGGGGAGCTCTGGAGGACGAGAAGAACCAGGCAGAGAGGAGGACCAGAGAGATCCAGAGACTACTGGACAATGAGAAGCAGAACAG GGTACGTGCAGACCAACGCAATTCAGAGGCCCGCCAGTCCATTGAACAGGCGGTCAAGGAGCACAAGGCTGAGATCCAGGCTCTGCAACAGGCCCTCAAGGACCAGAAACTCAAAGCAGAAAGCCTGTCAGACACG CTGAATGACCTGGAAAAGAAGCACGCCATGCTGGAGATGAATGCCAGGAGCCTGCAGCAGAAGCTGGAGAGCGAGAGGGAGCTGAAGCAGAGGCTGCTGGATGAT CAAGCGAACCTGCAGCAGCAGATGGACGTTCAGAAGAGCCACATCTTCCGTCTGACCCAGGGGCTGCAGGACGCTCTAGACCAGACGGACCTGCTGAAGACCGAGAGGACCGACCTGGAGTACCAGCTGGAGAACCTCCAG GCTGTGTACTCCCATGAGAAAGTGAAGTTGGAGGGGACCATCACCCAGCAGTCCAAACTCATAGACTTCCTCCAGGCCAGGGTGGATCAGGGAGGCTCCAAGAAGAAAAAG ggTCTGTTTGGGCGGCGTAGGGAGGACCTCCTGGCAGCCATGGCGGCTCAGGGCCAAACCCAGGTACCCCAGCAGGTGTCCCCGGTTTCCGTTCAGCCGGTGCCTCTGCAGTACAGCGACATGAAGGTGGCCCTGGACAAGGAGCGCTCGCGCTGCTCTGAGCTGGAGGAGGCGCTGCAGAAGATGAGACAGGAACTACGCTCCCTACGGGACGAGG CGGCCAAGTACAAGCCTCTGGAGCACAGCAGTACCCCTGCCACCTCGGGCTCAGCGCGCCAGCAGATGATGATCTCTGCCATGGTGAAGTCTCCGGAGCACCAGCAGGGCCCGAGCAGCCTGCTGGCCACCTCCAACTCCGGCCGCAGGAAAGAGGCTGCCACCCCAGAGG agagaaggagggtcACTTTTGAAA AATACAGCCATCGTATGAAGGAcagccagagagacagggaccgggagagggggaggcagagggagaccCTCCACCACAACACCCCTCATCGCTTCACCGTGGGGCTCAACATGAGGGCTGCCAAGTGTACTGTGTGCCTGGACACGGTGCACTTCGGTCGCCAGGCGGCCACATGTATCG AATGTCATGCTTTGTGCCACCCAAAGTGTTCCCCCTGCCTCCCCGCTCCATGCGGTCTGCCCGGGGACTGTGCTCTGCACATGGCTGAGGGGCTGTGCCGGGACAAAGGCAGTTCCACTGGCCTGCAGCTCAAAGAGGCCAGCGGACACGTGCGACTGGAGGGCTGGATGAAGCAGCCCAG GAATGGGAAGCGTGGCCAGGGCTGGGACAGGAAGTATGTGGTGCTGGATGGAACCAAGGTGACCATCTACGAGACAGAACCCAGAGAAG aTTCGGTGAAGCCACTGGAGGAGTTtgaactgtgtctgtctgatggaGAGGTGATGGTACATGGGGCCGTCGGAGCGTCTGAGCTGCCCAATACTGCcaagtcag ATGTGCCATATGTGCTGAAGCTGGAGTCCCACCCCCACACATCGTGCTGGCCTGGACAGACTCAGTACTTCATGGCTCCCAGTTTCCCAGACAAGCAGCGCTGGGTGGCTGTGCTGGAGTCTGTGGTGGCAGGAACTAGAGCATCCCGAGAGAAGGCAGAGGCAGACGCA GCTGCTGTGTCCAAAAGACAGATGGCTCTGTCTCCTCTGGTCCAG AAACTGCTTGGGAACTCTCTGCTGAAGCTGGAGGGGGATGACCGGCTTGACATCAACTGTACACTCCCCCTCACGGACCAG ATAGTGTTGGTGGGCTCTGAGGAGGGCCTGTACGCCCTCAACGTCATCAAGAACTCCCTGACCCACATCCCTGGCCTGGGCTCCGTCTTTCAGATCCACATCATGAAGGAGCACGAGAAGCTGCTGATGATCGTTG gggatgAGAGGGCGTTGTGTCTGGTGGAGATTAAAAAGGTGAAGCAGTCTTTGGCCCAGTCCCACCTGCCCGCCCAGTCTGAACTGGCACCTTTTATCTTTGAGACAGTCAAGGGCTGCCACCTGTTCTCTGCAGGCAGG ATAGATAATGGACCTTGTATCTGCGCTGCAATGCCTAACAAGATAACAATTCTCCGTTACAACGACAATCTCAACAAGTTCTGCATTCGCAAG GAGATAGAAACCCTGGAGCCCTGCAGCTGCATCCACATGACCAGCTACAGCATCATCATCGGCACCAACAAGTTCTATGAGATCGAGATGAAGCAGTACGTGCTGGAGG AGTTCCTGGATAAGAACGACGTGTCACTGGCCTCGGCGGTGTTCGCCGCCTCCTCCCACAGCTTCCCCATCTCCATCATGCAGGTCACCTGCACACTGCAGAAGGAGGAGTACCTGCTCTGCTTCCACG AGTTTGGAGTGTTTGTGGACGCATACGGGCGAAGGAGCCGGACTGAGGAAATGAAGTGGAGCCGTCTACCTCTGGCCTTCG CTTACAGAGAGCCCTACCTGTTTGTGACCTACTTCAACTCCTTAGACGTGATCGAAGTTCAAGGACATGCTTCACTGGG CCCTCCAGTGTTAGTCCACTTGGACATACCGAACCCCCGTTACCTGGGTCCAGCCATCTCTTCCGGGGCTATCTACCTGGCCTCAACCTACCAGAACAAGCTTCGGGTCATCTGTTGTAAGGGCAACCTGGTCCGGGAGTCTGGGGAGCTGCAGAGGACTGGCTCCAGCCGCGG CAGCCCGAGTAAGAGAGGTCCACCCACATACACAGAGCACATCTCCAAGCGCCTGGCCTCGGGCCCTGGCAGCCATGACGGGCTTCACCGTGAGCCCAGCACGCCGCACCGCTACCGCGAGGGCCGCACCGAGTTCCGGCGGGACAAGTCGCCAGCGCGTCCCCTGGACAGAGAGAAGTCCCCGGGGCCCAGACTGGACAGCCGCAGGGAGAGGTCCCCTGGGAGGTTTGACGACCGCCAACGCCTCCACACCGGGTCAGAACGTCGCACGCAACTCACCCCCGTCAACAAG GTGTGGGATCAGTCATCTGTGTGA